A DNA window from candidate division KSB1 bacterium contains the following coding sequences:
- a CDS encoding fatty acid desaturase: MNTQRAGFTHSRSREPHRERTKEILNRHPEVRQLIGKNPHTFLIICGIVGLQLVSAYVIKDQPWWAVLLLAYTIGAFANHALFVMIHECAHNLIFERKAFNNLAGILANLPIVVPSAISFQKYHLKHHAFQGVYELDADLPSHWEAKLIGNSWWGKALWLLFYPFFQATRPLRLKELNLWDGWSIFNLIVQLAFDAAVFVFWGPGAFFYLLASLFFSIGLHPLGARWIQRHYMVDEKGVQETYSYYGRLNALAFNVGYHNEHHDFPSVPWNKLPEIKRIAPEAYDNLISHQSWTRLLFKWLFDRDLSLYSRVVREERGQVKLSDEARHDLDLIKQTAA, from the coding sequence ATGAACACGCAGAGAGCAGGTTTCACCCATTCGCGAAGCCGTGAACCCCATCGTGAACGGACCAAGGAAATCCTGAACCGGCACCCGGAAGTCCGGCAGCTTATCGGAAAAAATCCCCATACCTTCCTGATCATTTGTGGTATCGTAGGGCTGCAGCTTGTGAGCGCCTACGTGATCAAAGACCAGCCCTGGTGGGCGGTGTTGCTGCTGGCTTACACCATCGGCGCCTTTGCCAACCACGCCCTGTTTGTCATGATTCACGAGTGCGCACACAACCTGATCTTCGAAAGGAAGGCCTTCAACAATTTGGCCGGCATCCTCGCGAATTTGCCGATCGTCGTGCCCAGCGCCATCTCATTTCAAAAATACCATCTCAAACATCATGCCTTTCAGGGTGTGTATGAACTCGATGCCGACCTGCCGAGCCACTGGGAGGCCAAACTGATCGGCAACTCCTGGTGGGGCAAGGCGCTGTGGCTGCTGTTTTATCCGTTTTTTCAAGCCACGCGGCCGCTGCGCCTGAAGGAGCTCAATCTGTGGGACGGGTGGAGCATTTTCAACCTGATCGTTCAGCTTGCTTTTGATGCCGCCGTGTTCGTGTTCTGGGGGCCGGGGGCTTTCTTCTACCTGCTGGCGTCGCTGTTTTTCTCCATCGGCCTGCATCCGCTCGGCGCGCGCTGGATTCAACGGCACTACATGGTGGATGAAAAGGGCGTGCAGGAAACCTACAGTTACTACGGCCGGCTCAACGCCCTCGCGTTCAACGTCGGCTATCACAATGAGCATCACGATTTTCCCTCGGTGCCATGGAATAAACTGCCCGAGATCAAACGCATCGCGCCGGAAGCCTATGACAATTTGATTTCGCACCAGTCCTGGACGCGCCTGCTGTTCAAATGGTTGTTCGACCGTGATCTGTCGCTTTATTCCCGCGTGGTGCGCGAAGAGCGCGGCCAGGTCAAGCTCAGCGACGAGGCCCGTCATGACCTCGACCTGATCAAACAGACCGCGGCATGA
- a CDS encoding RNA polymerase sigma factor gives MRNIKKPVTPHPPVHPAAEPADKAIPRLLETHGGLIYNLGLRMCGRPTDAEDLVQETFLRAFRKWEQFEGRSEPATWLYTIAVRACQRLKRRRAGQPQRMQSLAELLPDPEADEIPDLPADHDGPLDQVLRREAQEAVQRALTKLPPPFRMALLLKDIVEFSVEEVARVLGIKEATVKTRVHRGRLLLRKELAKKLPKHKAPPPDHEKQVCLHLLHAKQEALDRGVEFPLAAGELCSRCQSLFATLDLTHEICLNLKRGPLPEPLRHLLLQEFKHAGRAGGRRSARRSA, from the coding sequence ATGAGAAATATCAAGAAGCCCGTCACGCCGCATCCGCCGGTCCATCCTGCCGCTGAGCCTGCTGACAAAGCCATCCCACGCCTGTTGGAAACACACGGCGGGCTCATTTACAATCTGGGGTTGCGCATGTGCGGCCGGCCAACCGACGCGGAGGATTTGGTTCAGGAGACTTTCCTGCGCGCCTTCCGCAAGTGGGAGCAATTCGAAGGCCGCTCTGAACCGGCCACCTGGCTCTATACCATCGCGGTGCGCGCCTGCCAGCGCCTCAAACGCAGGCGCGCCGGCCAGCCGCAACGCATGCAGTCGCTGGCCGAGCTGTTGCCCGACCCCGAAGCCGACGAAATTCCCGACCTGCCCGCCGATCACGACGGCCCGCTCGATCAGGTGTTGCGACGCGAAGCCCAGGAAGCGGTGCAACGGGCGCTCACCAAGCTGCCCCCGCCCTTTCGCATGGCACTGCTGCTCAAGGACATCGTGGAATTCTCCGTCGAAGAAGTGGCCCGGGTTTTAGGCATCAAAGAAGCCACCGTCAAAACGCGTGTGCATCGCGGCCGGCTGCTGCTGCGCAAGGAGCTGGCGAAGAAACTGCCCAAGCACAAGGCCCCGCCGCCCGATCACGAAAAGCAAGTCTGTTTGCATCTCCTGCATGCCAAACAGGAGGCCCTGGATCGCGGGGTGGAATTTCCTCTTGCCGCTGGCGAGTTGTGCTCCCGCTGCCAATCCCTGTTTGCCACGCTCGATCTCACCCACGAAATTTGCCTCAACCTCAAGCGCGGGCCGTTGCCTGAGCCGCTGCGCCACTTGTTGCTGCAGGAATTCAAACACGCCGGCCGGGCTGGCGGCAGGCGTTCGGCCAGGCGCTCTGCTTGA
- a CDS encoding sulfite exporter TauE/SafE family protein: MAVGYAAMLALGVVLGLIGAGGSILTVPVLVYLFSVSPSQATGYSLAIVGATALAGAMEYLRRGQSNPRMALIFGTPAILGVYLTRRYLFPAIPNPVLQSGSLVLSKDVMVMIVFAIFMLITSLAMIRSKKEAEPAGPPVALPARKIPLIFALGLGVGIITGFVGAGGGFMILPVLVLLGGLPMKVAIGTDLLIIAAKSLIGFMGEAQAVANIDYGFVALITLLPLVGIAFGTYLNKHAPAGKLKMAFGWFVLIMGAYIVTRELFLA, encoded by the coding sequence ATGGCAGTGGGCTATGCCGCGATGCTGGCGTTGGGCGTGGTGCTGGGATTGATCGGCGCCGGTGGTTCGATTCTCACGGTGCCGGTGCTGGTGTATTTGTTCTCGGTGTCACCGTCGCAGGCGACCGGTTATTCCCTGGCAATCGTGGGCGCAACGGCGCTGGCCGGCGCGATGGAATATCTGCGCCGCGGGCAATCCAACCCGCGCATGGCCCTGATCTTCGGCACCCCGGCCATTCTGGGTGTTTACCTGACCCGGCGCTACCTCTTTCCCGCCATTCCGAATCCGGTGCTGCAATCCGGCAGCCTGGTCTTGAGCAAGGATGTTATGGTGATGATCGTCTTCGCAATCTTCATGTTGATCACTTCCCTGGCCATGATTCGCAGCAAGAAGGAGGCGGAGCCGGCCGGGCCGCCGGTGGCACTGCCTGCCCGCAAAATCCCGCTCATCTTCGCGCTGGGTTTGGGCGTGGGCATTATCACCGGCTTCGTGGGCGCGGGCGGTGGCTTCATGATTTTGCCGGTGCTGGTGCTGCTCGGCGGCCTGCCCATGAAAGTGGCGATCGGGACCGATCTACTGATCATCGCCGCCAAATCGCTGATCGGTTTCATGGGCGAGGCGCAGGCCGTGGCCAACATCGATTACGGTTTTGTGGCGCTCATCACCCTGCTGCCGCTGGTGGGCATCGCCTTTGGCACCTATCTCAACAAGCATGCGCCTGCGGGCAAGCTCAAAATGGCGTTCGGCTGGTTCGTGCTGATCATGGGCGCCTACATCGTGACCAGAGAGTTGTTTCTGGCATGA
- a CDS encoding MBL fold metallo-hydrolase — protein sequence MLFRMLYDEKLAQASYLIGCQRTGEAIVIDPERDVDRYLEAAAREGMQITAIAETHIHADYLSGARELAERTGARLYVSDEGDANWKYRWLDKKMGGGSYDYKLLKDGDSFQVGNIEFKAMHTPGHTPEHISFMVTDRGGGANEPMGIATGDFVFVGDVGRPDLLETAAGQSGAKEPAARTLFHTVQRFKNLPDYLQVWPAHGSGSACGKALGAVPQSTVGYEKRFNPAIADATDEERFVQAILSGQPEPPLYFARMKRENKEGPAILGKLPQPRPLEVQALRRLVEEKAPIVDTRPWPQFRESHLPGALWAPLSNYFPNVTGSYLEPNQPFYLIVAEQRVREAVIDLIRIGLDSVAGYATPETFAQYQADGGKVANIAVMPITKLNGQLTRPDTLVVDVRGLAEFTAGHLPDALHVPYTQLPRRVAELPKDRRLLVHCRTDNRSAIAAAWLMRQGYDVVHLSGGYVAWQNAGGQIETRN from the coding sequence ATGCTTTTTCGCATGTTGTATGACGAGAAGCTGGCGCAGGCCAGTTATCTGATCGGCTGCCAGCGCACCGGGGAGGCGATCGTGATCGATCCCGAACGTGACGTGGACCGTTACCTCGAGGCCGCGGCGCGCGAGGGCATGCAGATCACCGCCATCGCGGAAACCCACATCCATGCCGACTATCTCTCCGGCGCGCGTGAGCTGGCGGAACGCACCGGCGCCCGCCTGTACGTTTCCGATGAGGGTGACGCCAACTGGAAGTATCGCTGGCTCGACAAAAAAATGGGCGGGGGCAGCTATGATTACAAGCTGCTCAAGGATGGCGACAGTTTTCAAGTTGGCAACATCGAATTCAAAGCCATGCACACTCCCGGTCACACCCCCGAGCACATCAGCTTCATGGTGACCGATCGCGGCGGCGGCGCCAATGAACCCATGGGCATTGCCACCGGTGATTTCGTCTTTGTCGGCGATGTCGGCCGGCCGGACTTGCTGGAAACCGCGGCTGGCCAGAGTGGCGCCAAGGAACCGGCGGCGCGCACGCTCTTCCACACCGTGCAGCGCTTCAAAAACCTGCCGGATTACCTGCAGGTTTGGCCGGCACACGGCTCCGGCAGCGCCTGCGGCAAAGCCCTGGGTGCCGTGCCGCAATCCACGGTCGGTTATGAAAAGCGCTTCAATCCCGCGATTGCCGACGCCACGGATGAAGAGCGCTTCGTGCAGGCCATTCTCAGCGGCCAGCCCGAGCCGCCGCTTTATTTCGCCCGCATGAAACGCGAGAACAAGGAGGGTCCGGCCATCCTCGGCAAGCTGCCGCAACCCCGGCCGCTCGAGGTGCAGGCACTGCGGCGCCTGGTGGAGGAAAAAGCCCCCATCGTTGACACCCGGCCGTGGCCGCAATTTCGCGAGAGCCACCTCCCCGGCGCGTTGTGGGCGCCACTCTCCAACTATTTTCCCAATGTCACCGGCTCCTATCTCGAGCCCAACCAGCCGTTCTACCTCATCGTCGCAGAACAACGCGTGCGGGAGGCGGTGATCGACTTGATTCGCATCGGTCTGGATTCGGTGGCGGGCTATGCCACCCCGGAAACCTTCGCGCAATACCAGGCGGACGGCGGCAAAGTCGCCAATATTGCCGTGATGCCCATAACAAAACTCAATGGCCAGCTCACCCGGCCCGACACGCTGGTCGTGGACGTGCGCGGCCTGGCGGAATTCACCGCCGGTCATCTGCCAGACGCACTGCATGTGCCCTACACGCAACTGCCCAGGCGCGTTGCTGAATTGCCGAAGGATCGCCGGCTGCTGGTGCACTGCCGCACCGACAATCGTTCCGCGATTGCCGCTGCCTGGCTCATGCGTCAAGGCTATGACGTGGTCCATCTCAGCGGCGGCTATGTCGCCTGGCAGAATGCCGGCGGCCAGATCGAAACACGCAACTAG
- a CDS encoding YeeE/YedE family protein, with translation MTEVVVWSGWVGGLAVGTYALLQWLVSGNALGASTGFGNICSYVSNAPFFHEGEYQNANNWRLWFLLGIPLGGLLAALTSPGEIVVSFAMGEMYDHVLPQALWAKALVLTLGGVMIGYGARLAGGCTSGHAIAGIAMLNPPSVLASAGFFVGGFIMVQLLFRLLV, from the coding sequence ATGACGGAAGTCGTCGTTTGGAGCGGCTGGGTTGGCGGGCTGGCCGTTGGTACCTACGCACTGCTGCAGTGGCTCGTCTCCGGCAATGCCCTGGGCGCTTCCACCGGTTTCGGCAACATCTGCAGCTATGTTTCCAATGCCCCGTTTTTCCACGAGGGCGAATATCAAAACGCCAACAACTGGCGGCTGTGGTTTCTTCTCGGCATTCCGCTCGGCGGGCTGCTGGCGGCGCTGACCTCGCCGGGTGAAATCGTCGTCAGCTTTGCGATGGGCGAAATGTATGACCACGTGCTGCCGCAGGCCTTGTGGGCCAAAGCCCTGGTGCTGACTCTCGGCGGCGTGATGATCGGCTACGGGGCGCGCCTGGCGGGTGGCTGCACCAGCGGCCATGCCATTGCCGGCATCGCCATGCTCAATCCCCCCAGTGTGCTCGCCTCCGCCGGCTTTTTTGTGGGCGGCTTTATTATGGTGCAGCTGCTCTTTCGGCTGCTGGTTTGA
- a CDS encoding YeeE/YedE family protein → MKKYSFLLFGALFGFILSRAGATTYDFYARLFLFEDLQLLWVIAMAATLAALGVAVLRLVKARSLFDGKPIAFRGKPYKATLIPGSLLFGLGWGLAGACPGTALAMLGEGKLAALFTLLGILLGTWLYGLRESRAKALPVSAAVATSRTSRLETV, encoded by the coding sequence ATGAAGAAGTACTCGTTTCTGCTGTTTGGGGCGCTATTCGGTTTCATTCTCAGCCGCGCCGGCGCCACCACTTACGATTTCTACGCCAGGCTGTTTTTATTCGAGGATCTGCAGCTCTTGTGGGTCATCGCCATGGCCGCAACCCTCGCTGCGCTCGGCGTCGCGGTGCTCAGGCTCGTGAAGGCCCGCTCGCTGTTTGACGGCAAGCCCATCGCCTTCAGGGGCAAACCATACAAGGCCACGCTGATTCCCGGCTCCCTGCTGTTCGGTTTGGGCTGGGGACTGGCGGGCGCCTGCCCCGGCACCGCACTCGCGATGTTGGGCGAAGGCAAGCTGGCCGCGCTGTTCACGCTGCTCGGCATCTTGCTGGGAACCTGGCTCTATGGTTTGCGGGAAAGCCGGGCCAAAGCGCTGCCCGTCTCGGCTGCGGTTGCGACCTCCCGCACCTCGCGCCTGGAAACGGTCTGA
- the trxA gene encoding thioredoxin, with the protein MSKPIEITDANFKQEVLESPIPVLVDVWADWCMPCRMVAPAVEAIAAQYAGRVKVGKMDADNNDMPSELGIRGIPTLLLFRGGKVVDRIVGAVPQKVIASHLDQVLASGAPSA; encoded by the coding sequence ATGAGCAAGCCCATTGAAATCACCGATGCCAATTTCAAGCAGGAAGTGCTGGAGTCCCCCATTCCGGTACTGGTCGATGTCTGGGCCGACTGGTGCATGCCCTGTCGCATGGTGGCGCCCGCAGTGGAAGCCATCGCAGCGCAATATGCCGGCCGCGTGAAAGTCGGCAAAATGGACGCCGACAACAACGACATGCCCTCGGAACTGGGCATTCGCGGCATCCCCACGCTGCTGTTGTTCCGCGGCGGCAAAGTGGTGGATCGTATCGTCGGCGCGGTGCCGCAAAAAGTGATTGCCAGTCACCTCGATCAAGTGCTGGCCTCTGGTGCCCCGTCAGCTTGA
- a CDS encoding Crp/Fnr family transcriptional regulator, which yields MEKRQILQKFPLYRAAPGTLRDQLLQAASSARLLPGEFYFQEGGVCHHIPLVGTGSLRVYKSGERGREITLYHVRPGESCILTAACLLGHRNYPASAVAEEVVEAVLYPAPLFREWIARHEEVRRFVFALLATRLAEVMTLVEEVAFGKRDLQLARFLLERFANQGRPRRTLAVTHEQIAAELGSAREVVSRLLKEFERRGAVALGRRRLHLQNEEVLRRLAEE from the coding sequence ATGGAAAAACGTCAGATCCTCCAGAAATTCCCGCTTTATCGTGCCGCGCCCGGCACGCTGCGGGATCAACTCCTCCAGGCCGCAAGCTCTGCCCGCCTGCTGCCGGGGGAGTTTTATTTTCAGGAAGGGGGCGTTTGCCATCATATTCCGCTGGTGGGCACCGGCAGCTTGCGCGTCTATAAAAGCGGCGAGCGCGGTCGTGAGATAACTCTGTATCATGTACGGCCGGGAGAAAGCTGCATTCTCACCGCCGCCTGTCTGCTCGGGCATCGCAATTACCCGGCGAGCGCAGTCGCGGAGGAAGTGGTCGAGGCCGTGCTTTATCCGGCGCCACTGTTTCGGGAATGGATTGCCCGCCATGAAGAGGTGCGGCGCTTTGTTTTCGCATTGCTGGCCACCCGCCTGGCGGAAGTGATGACCCTGGTGGAAGAAGTCGCGTTTGGCAAACGGGACCTCCAGCTCGCACGCTTTCTGCTCGAACGTTTTGCCAATCAGGGGCGGCCGCGCCGCACGCTGGCCGTCACCCATGAGCAGATCGCCGCGGAGCTGGGCTCGGCGCGCGAAGTCGTCAGCAGATTGCTCAAGGAGTTCGAGCGCCGGGGTGCGGTGGCGTTGGGCCGCCGCCGGCTGCATCTGCAGAATGAAGAAGTGCTGCGCCGCCTGGCGGAAGAGTAA
- a CDS encoding DUF2892 domain-containing protein has protein sequence MQANVGSLDKAVRLILALVLFSLYFVLEGNLRFLALVGFVPLLTGLVSWCPLYALLGLSTCATKPARQ, from the coding sequence ATGCAAGCAAATGTCGGTTCGCTCGACAAAGCCGTCCGCCTGATTCTGGCGCTGGTGCTTTTCAGTCTCTATTTCGTGCTGGAGGGCAACCTGCGCTTTCTTGCGCTGGTAGGTTTCGTACCCCTGCTCACCGGCCTGGTGTCCTGGTGCCCGCTTTATGCGCTTTTGGGATTGAGCACCTGCGCCACCAAGCCGGCGCGGCAATGA